A single region of the Streptomyces sp. ITFR-16 genome encodes:
- a CDS encoding iron ABC transporter permease, which translates to MSTPAKPVAPAPVPGPAGAAAPAAPGRFRRRDRTVLLALAAFVALVVLSAVHVSQGTAPVGVQTLWRAFATLWSDGHGSGQADAVLVSSRLPRLAAGLVVGCALGAAGAALQSVSRNTLASPDTLAVNAGAYLAVVAVAAFGIQLPPFLAGGTAFVGGLLAAGIVLGLSRAGAGPIRLVLAGSALTLALSGLSEMLLILRAQQTTGLYAWGNGSLAQIGMQTVDRLAPVAVLALAGLVLLGRRLDILALGDDGAAVVGVSPRLTRAGAVVLSVILTAVSVTIAGPVGFVGLCAPAIVRLAGAWAPGLLRHRVFVPASSVTGVLVVLGADVLLRALFGAQAGAAVPTGIVTSFFGAVVLVALAYRTRDMGSTEETTAFARLRSRRAYLVTLAVTGTALVVAVIAATLLGDARLLLGDVANWLTGRSGGLVTFVLDTRVPRIAAALLAGAALAVAGAVVQAVSRNPLAEPGILGVVGGAGVGAVITITAIPLASFWLIGGAALAGAGAAALLVFGLAARNGLEQNRLVLIGIGVSAGAAALVSLLIVLTDPYNGTKALTWLSGSTYGRTFPEVVPVLVALAVSLPLLAAMRRELDLIGLDADTPRLLGIRLGSTRLVLLTVAVVLTAAAVAAVGVIGFVGLVAPHAARALVGRRHARVLPVTALLGALLVVVADTIGRTVIAPGQIPVGLVTAVIGAPYFGWLLWRSGAEKP; encoded by the coding sequence GTGAGCACCCCCGCGAAGCCGGTCGCGCCCGCGCCCGTGCCCGGTCCGGCCGGGGCGGCGGCCCCGGCCGCCCCCGGCCGGTTCCGGCGCCGCGACCGGACCGTCCTCCTCGCACTCGCCGCGTTCGTCGCGCTGGTCGTGCTGAGCGCCGTGCACGTGAGCCAGGGCACGGCCCCCGTCGGGGTCCAGACCCTCTGGCGGGCCTTCGCCACCCTCTGGTCCGACGGCCACGGATCCGGCCAGGCGGACGCCGTCCTGGTCTCCTCCCGGCTGCCCCGGCTCGCCGCCGGACTGGTCGTCGGCTGCGCCCTCGGCGCGGCCGGCGCGGCACTCCAGTCGGTCTCGCGCAACACCCTGGCCTCGCCGGACACGCTCGCCGTCAACGCGGGCGCCTATCTCGCGGTCGTCGCCGTCGCCGCGTTCGGGATCCAGCTGCCGCCGTTCCTGGCCGGCGGCACCGCCTTCGTCGGCGGACTGCTCGCGGCCGGCATCGTGCTCGGGCTCTCCCGGGCCGGCGCGGGCCCCATCCGGCTCGTCCTCGCCGGCTCGGCCCTCACGCTCGCGCTCAGCGGACTGAGCGAGATGCTCCTGATCCTGCGCGCCCAGCAGACGACCGGGCTCTACGCCTGGGGCAACGGCTCCCTCGCACAGATCGGTATGCAGACGGTCGACCGGCTCGCCCCCGTCGCCGTCCTGGCCCTGGCCGGACTCGTCCTGCTCGGCCGACGGCTCGACATCCTCGCGCTCGGCGACGACGGAGCCGCCGTCGTCGGCGTCAGCCCCCGGCTGACCCGCGCCGGCGCGGTGGTCCTCTCGGTGATCCTGACGGCCGTCTCCGTCACGATCGCCGGCCCCGTCGGCTTCGTCGGCCTGTGCGCCCCGGCGATCGTCCGGCTCGCCGGCGCCTGGGCGCCCGGCCTGCTGCGGCACCGGGTGTTCGTCCCGGCCTCCTCGGTGACGGGTGTGCTCGTCGTCCTCGGCGCCGACGTGCTGCTGCGCGCCCTGTTCGGCGCCCAGGCCGGGGCCGCCGTGCCCACCGGAATCGTCACGAGCTTCTTCGGCGCGGTCGTCCTGGTCGCACTCGCCTACCGGACCCGCGACATGGGCTCCACCGAGGAGACGACCGCCTTCGCACGGCTCCGCAGCCGGCGCGCGTACCTCGTGACACTGGCGGTCACGGGCACGGCCCTGGTCGTCGCGGTGATCGCCGCGACGCTCCTCGGCGACGCCCGGCTGCTCCTCGGCGACGTGGCCAACTGGCTCACGGGCCGCTCGGGCGGGCTCGTCACCTTCGTGCTCGACACCCGGGTCCCGCGTATCGCCGCCGCCCTGCTGGCCGGGGCCGCCCTCGCGGTGGCCGGAGCGGTCGTCCAGGCGGTCTCCCGCAACCCGCTCGCCGAGCCCGGCATCCTCGGGGTCGTCGGAGGGGCCGGAGTCGGTGCCGTCATCACGATCACCGCGATCCCGCTCGCGAGCTTCTGGCTGATCGGCGGCGCGGCGCTCGCCGGCGCCGGCGCGGCGGCTCTGCTGGTCTTCGGTCTTGCCGCACGCAACGGCCTCGAGCAGAACCGGCTGGTGCTCATCGGGATCGGCGTCTCCGCCGGCGCCGCCGCCCTCGTCAGCCTGCTGATCGTGCTGACCGACCCCTACAACGGCACCAAGGCCCTGACCTGGCTGTCGGGTTCGACCTACGGGCGTACGTTCCCCGAGGTGGTACCGGTGCTCGTCGCGCTCGCCGTCTCCCTGCCGCTGCTGGCCGCGATGCGCCGCGAACTCGACCTCATCGGGCTGGACGCCGACACACCGCGGCTGCTCGGCATCCGGCTCGGCTCGACACGGCTGGTGCTGCTCACCGTCGCCGTCGTGCTGACGGCCGCCGCCGTGGCGGCGGTCGGCGTGATCGGGTTCGTCGGCCTGGTGGCACCGCACGCGGCGCGGGCCCTGGTCGGCCGGCGCCATGCGCGCGTCCTGCCGGTCACCGCGCTGCTCGGTGCGCTGCTGGTCGTCGTCGCGGACACGATCGGCCGGACCGTCATCGCACCCGGGCAGATTCCGGTGGGACTGGTCACCGCCGTCATCGGCGCGCCCTACTTCGGGTGGCTGCTGTGGCGTTCGGGAGCCGAGAAGCCGTAG
- a CDS encoding iron-siderophore ABC transporter substrate-binding protein, whose amino-acid sequence MTTKYRAAWPAIVAVAAVSLTACGTTEAPKKEAVADSTLTVTDSRGKQVKLDGPAKRVVGTEWNVVESLVTLGVDPVGVADVKGYQAYDKGAPLTDGVKDIGTRGEPSIDTVAALKPDLVVATNDLTDAAIAQLSKVAPVIVVKAADASRQIDQMVDNVNLIAKATGTEDKARTEIASFRKAMAEGRKKLADAHLGGAKVAFADGWKEGNQVSVRPYVKGSLLSDVNTELGLVDPWSMKGDKGYGLAATDVEGLTKIGDAQFVYIANDSDGGDPFADGLKDNAVWKSLPFVKKGQAHRLPDGIWMFGGTTAMKQYIDALVGALTK is encoded by the coding sequence ATGACGACCAAGTACAGAGCAGCGTGGCCCGCGATCGTGGCGGTCGCGGCGGTCTCCCTCACCGCGTGCGGCACGACCGAGGCGCCCAAGAAGGAGGCCGTCGCGGACTCCACGCTGACCGTCACCGACAGCCGCGGCAAGCAGGTCAAGCTCGACGGACCCGCCAAGCGCGTCGTCGGCACCGAGTGGAACGTCGTCGAATCCCTCGTCACGCTGGGCGTCGACCCGGTCGGCGTCGCCGATGTGAAGGGCTACCAGGCATACGACAAGGGCGCGCCGCTGACCGACGGCGTCAAGGACATCGGCACCCGGGGCGAGCCGAGCATCGACACCGTCGCCGCGCTCAAGCCCGACCTCGTCGTCGCGACGAACGACCTCACCGACGCCGCCATCGCGCAGCTCTCCAAGGTCGCCCCGGTCATCGTGGTCAAGGCGGCCGACGCGAGCCGGCAGATCGACCAGATGGTCGACAACGTCAACCTCATCGCCAAGGCGACCGGCACCGAGGACAAGGCCAGGACCGAGATCGCCTCGTTCCGCAAGGCGATGGCCGAGGGCAGGAAGAAGCTCGCGGACGCGCACCTCGGCGGCGCGAAGGTCGCCTTCGCCGACGGCTGGAAGGAGGGCAACCAGGTCTCGGTCCGGCCGTACGTCAAGGGCTCGCTGCTCTCCGACGTCAACACCGAACTCGGCCTGGTCGACCCGTGGTCGATGAAGGGCGACAAGGGCTACGGGCTCGCCGCCACGGACGTCGAGGGCCTCACGAAGATCGGTGACGCGCAGTTCGTCTACATCGCCAACGACTCGGACGGCGGCGACCCGTTCGCCGACGGCCTCAAGGACAACGCGGTGTGGAAGTCGCTGCCCTTCGTGAAGAAGGGGCAGGCCCACCGACTGCCCGACGGCATCTGGATGTTCGGCGGCACCACGGCGATGAAGCAGTACATCGACGCGCTCGTGGGCGCACTGACCAAGTGA
- a CDS encoding ABC transporter ATP-binding protein, producing MKVTALDREGRPGHPPATDSQGSPAAEPATAPGPGLDAAGITVAYDGVDVVHEADLSLPRGRVTALIGPNGSGKSTLLRAIARLHRARTGSVTMFAEGDEADGTVDALALSRTEFARRATLLAQSRTAPAGISVREVVGFGRHPYRHRFRGTDPDGTRLVEHALAVTNTTGLADRGVESLSGGQLQRVWLACCLAQDTDVLLLDEPTTYLDLRYQVEILDLVRELADTHGVTVGVVLHDLDQAAAVADKVVLLSAGRVVAAGTPAEVYDTERLTGTYGIRIEVDLDPATSIPRTRAVGRHHLRPERP from the coding sequence GTGAAGGTGACAGCACTCGACCGAGAAGGCCGTCCGGGGCACCCCCCTGCGACGGACAGCCAGGGTTCCCCCGCCGCGGAGCCCGCCACCGCCCCGGGCCCCGGCCTCGACGCGGCCGGCATCACGGTGGCCTACGACGGCGTCGACGTCGTGCACGAAGCCGACCTGTCCCTGCCGCGCGGACGCGTCACGGCGCTCATCGGTCCGAACGGCAGCGGGAAGTCCACCCTGTTGCGCGCCATCGCCCGCCTGCACAGGGCGCGCACCGGCAGCGTGACGATGTTCGCCGAGGGCGACGAAGCGGACGGCACGGTGGACGCCCTCGCCCTCTCCCGTACCGAGTTCGCCCGCCGCGCCACGCTCCTCGCGCAGAGCCGCACGGCGCCCGCCGGGATCAGCGTCCGCGAGGTGGTGGGCTTCGGCCGCCACCCGTACCGCCACCGCTTCCGGGGCACCGACCCGGACGGCACCCGGCTCGTCGAGCACGCGCTCGCCGTCACCAACACCACCGGACTCGCCGACCGGGGCGTCGAGAGCCTCTCCGGCGGCCAGTTGCAGCGCGTCTGGCTCGCCTGCTGCCTCGCGCAGGACACCGATGTGCTGCTGCTCGACGAACCGACCACCTATCTCGACCTGCGGTACCAGGTCGAGATCCTCGACCTCGTCCGTGAACTCGCCGACACCCATGGCGTGACCGTCGGAGTCGTCCTGCACGACCTCGACCAGGCCGCAGCGGTGGCGGACAAGGTCGTCCTGCTCTCCGCCGGCCGTGTCGTCGCGGCCGGCACTCCGGCCGAGGTCTACGACACCGAGCGGCTGACCGGCACCTACGGCATCCGCATCGAGGTCGACCTCGACCCCGCCACCTCCATCCCCCGCACCCGCGCGGTGGGCCGGCACCACCTCCGCCCCGAAAGGCCCTGA